The following are encoded together in the Nitrospira sp. genome:
- a CDS encoding NADH-quinone oxidoreductase subunit N, which translates to MILQDFIALSPILALGAISLVTMLAIAFGRHHARIAVFAFVSCLLTLATVPWAATAAPRAVTTLLVVDGHALLYMGLVLTATMVIIALSYRYLNAQFHEEEGVEEYYLLLLLATFGGLVLTTAAHFVSFFLGFELLGLSLCSLIGYLRTRRHPLEAAVKYLLLSITASALLLFGLALLYFESGAMTFHAVGAIVKQAQSVPALWLGGLILVLVGIALKLGLAPFHMWIPDVYQGAPTPITTYIATVSKAAVVALLLRFATEVEILELSPVVHLFSLLAVVSMVTGNILALLQQNVKRLLAYSSIAHFGYVLVALLAGGPPAAEAVTFYVIVYCAMSLGAFGVVTVYSSEGGDKNRVEDYQGLFWTRPWLAAMLALSLLSLAGIPVTAGFIGKFYAITAGVDAGLWWLVLALIANSVVSLYYYLRLFVTLFSEAATSATLPQQETVQRPAFMGWATVCSLGFVASIILLLGVYPEPLIELIRHSVSNLLMVAVQKP; encoded by the coding sequence ATGATTCTCCAAGATTTTATCGCCCTGTCACCCATTCTTGCTCTTGGGGCTATTTCCCTTGTAACGATGCTTGCGATTGCCTTCGGACGACATCATGCACGCATCGCGGTCTTTGCCTTTGTGTCTTGTCTGCTCACGCTGGCGACAGTACCCTGGGCGGCCACGGCAGCCCCACGAGCCGTGACGACCTTGCTGGTTGTAGACGGACATGCCTTGTTGTACATGGGACTCGTCTTGACCGCCACAATGGTCATCATTGCATTGTCGTACCGATATTTGAATGCCCAGTTTCATGAGGAGGAAGGTGTGGAGGAGTACTATCTGCTCCTTCTGCTGGCCACCTTCGGGGGATTGGTCCTCACTACGGCTGCGCACTTCGTGTCGTTTTTTCTTGGGTTCGAACTCCTCGGTCTGTCCCTCTGTAGTCTGATCGGCTATTTGCGCACGAGACGCCATCCGCTCGAAGCCGCGGTGAAATACCTGCTGTTGTCCATTACCGCGTCAGCGCTCCTCCTGTTCGGTCTCGCGCTTCTGTATTTTGAAAGCGGCGCCATGACGTTTCACGCGGTGGGAGCAATCGTGAAACAGGCGCAGTCCGTTCCTGCACTGTGGCTGGGAGGATTGATCCTGGTTCTTGTTGGGATCGCCTTGAAGCTCGGGCTCGCACCGTTTCATATGTGGATTCCCGATGTCTACCAGGGAGCACCTACTCCCATCACGACCTATATCGCAACCGTCTCCAAGGCAGCGGTGGTGGCCCTGCTACTCCGATTCGCCACCGAGGTTGAGATATTGGAACTGTCTCCCGTTGTCCATCTGTTCAGTCTCCTGGCTGTTGTGTCAATGGTCACAGGGAATATCCTTGCGCTCTTGCAGCAGAATGTAAAACGGCTCCTGGCGTATTCCTCAATCGCCCACTTCGGCTATGTGCTGGTCGCGTTGCTGGCCGGCGGTCCTCCCGCTGCCGAAGCAGTCACTTTTTATGTCATTGTCTACTGCGCGATGTCGTTGGGTGCTTTTGGCGTGGTAACGGTGTATTCGAGCGAGGGAGGGGACAAGAATCGTGTCGAGGACTATCAAGGTTTGTTTTGGACCAGACCCTGGCTCGCCGCCATGTTGGCACTGAGCCTGCTGTCGTTGGCTGGGATTCCAGTGACGGCGGGATTCATCGGGAAGTTTTATGCGATCACAGCCGGTGTTGATGCAGGCCTCTGGTGGCTCGTGCTGGCGCTGATCGCGAACAGCGTCGTCAGCCTCTACTATTATCTTCGACTGTTCGTGACCCTGTTCAGTGAGGCAGCCACATCGGCAACGCTTCCTCAACAGGAGACGGTGCAGAGGCCAGCGTTCATGGGTTGGGCGACCGTCTGCTCACTCGGTTTTGTCGCATCGATCATCCTCCTCTTGGGCGTCTATCCAGAACCACTGATCGAACTCATCCGACATTCTGTGAGCAACCTGCTCATGGTCGCTGTGCAGAAACCATGA
- a CDS encoding J domain-containing protein gives MARVDYYRILGVSREASDEDIKKAYRRLVFDHHPDRNPDKADAEERIREINVAYEVVGDPEKRRTYDRLSWGNEPRAAEVDLGLILGDIEQKLFEEGRKELFAILIKDVARVKAELAIVRERTVTEQGYDSFLEPVVQARAAEIMDDCVTEDMNQRKQRLIEVATDMLVSQGVAKRSDEGGIRSLRSRLEESFRKGRIHGYASALELFYERR, from the coding sequence ATGGCGCGAGTCGATTATTATCGCATCTTGGGCGTTTCCCGGGAAGCTTCAGACGAGGATATCAAGAAAGCCTACCGGAGGCTGGTATTTGACCATCATCCTGACCGGAATCCCGACAAGGCCGATGCTGAGGAACGCATCAGAGAAATCAACGTCGCCTATGAAGTTGTCGGCGATCCGGAGAAGCGCCGAACCTACGACCGATTATCCTGGGGGAATGAGCCCCGTGCCGCGGAGGTTGACCTCGGTCTCATTCTCGGTGACATCGAGCAGAAGCTGTTTGAAGAAGGCCGGAAGGAATTGTTTGCAATCTTGATAAAAGACGTGGCACGAGTGAAGGCGGAGCTTGCTATCGTCCGAGAACGAACCGTGACCGAGCAAGGCTATGATTCGTTTCTGGAGCCGGTGGTGCAAGCGCGGGCAGCCGAAATCATGGATGATTGTGTGACGGAAGACATGAATCAGCGGAAGCAACGGCTCATTGAGGTGGCCACTGACATGCTGGTATCTCAGGGAGTTGCCAAGCGAAGCGATGAAGGAGGGATTCGCTCACTTCGCTCTCGTCTGGAAGAGAGTTTTCGGAAAGGCCGGATCCACGGGTATGCATCAGCACTGGAACTGTTTTATGAAAGACGATAG
- a CDS encoding NADH-quinone oxidoreductase subunit M gives MSLWLLILIPILAAPFAWLGQQWSRSAPPWIALGALSVDCFLALLLGSRDHAVQASGHGAWLVESHISWIPRWGISLHLGLDGLSLILIVLTACIGVLAIIASWAEIQSRVGLFHCNVLLALGGVIGVFLAIDLFLFFFFWELMLVPMYLLIVIWGHAERRHASFKFFLFTQAGSLVLLVAIVALALLHQQATGQPSFDYADLMELTLSSEMARWLMLAFLIGFLVKLPAPPFHTWLPDTYTEAPTGATIILAGILAKTGAYGLLRFTIPLFPEAMSEFTPIAMGLGVVGILYAAVLACAQTDIKRLVAYSSISHMGFILLGTFAGTELALQGAVMQMVAHGLSTGGLFLLAGALEERYQTREMGHMGGLWAVTPRLATMALFFACASLGLPGLANFIGEFLVLFGSYATQPLMIILASLGMVMAAIYSLGMMQRTFFGRQQDSRSVSDLSNVAFGTVLFIAALQIWLGLYPRVVLSTAQPVMEQLARAAVALPSMSHPPSESLLSSNRTASQGTTP, from the coding sequence ATGAGTCTCTGGCTGCTCATACTGATCCCCATTCTCGCAGCGCCCTTCGCATGGCTGGGACAGCAATGGTCTCGCTCGGCTCCTCCTTGGATCGCCCTCGGGGCTTTGTCTGTTGATTGTTTCCTTGCGCTTCTGCTCGGGAGCCGGGATCACGCAGTGCAGGCCTCAGGCCATGGGGCATGGCTCGTGGAAAGTCACATCAGTTGGATTCCTCGCTGGGGCATCAGTCTGCATCTTGGTCTCGATGGGCTCAGCCTCATCCTGATCGTACTCACGGCCTGCATCGGCGTCCTCGCCATTATTGCCTCCTGGGCAGAAATCCAGAGTCGCGTCGGATTGTTTCACTGTAACGTCTTGCTGGCTCTGGGCGGCGTGATCGGGGTGTTCTTGGCCATCGATCTGTTTCTATTTTTCTTTTTTTGGGAACTCATGCTTGTTCCCATGTATCTCCTGATCGTGATCTGGGGCCACGCAGAACGCCGGCACGCCTCATTTAAGTTCTTCTTGTTTACGCAGGCTGGGAGCTTGGTGTTACTGGTTGCGATCGTGGCCCTCGCGCTCTTGCATCAACAGGCGACAGGCCAACCGAGTTTCGACTATGCCGATTTAATGGAATTGACCCTGAGCAGCGAGATGGCTCGATGGCTGATGCTGGCATTTCTCATAGGTTTTCTTGTGAAGCTACCGGCTCCTCCCTTTCATACATGGCTGCCGGACACTTACACCGAGGCACCTACCGGGGCAACGATCATTCTTGCCGGGATCTTGGCGAAAACCGGAGCCTATGGTCTGTTACGGTTCACCATTCCGTTGTTTCCCGAGGCGATGAGCGAATTCACGCCCATCGCGATGGGGCTTGGTGTGGTCGGGATTCTCTATGCAGCCGTGTTGGCCTGTGCGCAAACGGATATCAAGCGCCTGGTGGCCTACAGCAGCATCAGCCACATGGGGTTCATCCTGCTCGGTACCTTTGCCGGGACGGAATTGGCGCTACAAGGAGCCGTGATGCAGATGGTGGCGCATGGGCTGAGTACCGGCGGTCTTTTCCTGTTGGCTGGTGCACTTGAGGAGCGTTACCAGACGAGAGAGATGGGCCACATGGGAGGACTGTGGGCGGTGACGCCACGTCTTGCCACGATGGCGCTCTTCTTTGCCTGTGCCTCATTGGGGTTGCCGGGCCTGGCCAATTTCATCGGTGAATTTCTCGTCCTGTTCGGATCCTATGCGACTCAACCGCTGATGATCATCCTGGCATCGCTTGGTATGGTCATGGCAGCAATATACTCCCTGGGCATGATGCAACGCACCTTCTTTGGGCGGCAGCAAGACAGCCGTTCAGTTTCAGACCTGTCGAATGTCGCATTTGGAACCGTCCTGTTTATCGCAGCCCTGCAAATCTGGCTAGGGCTTTATCCTAGGGTTGTGTTGAGCACTGCGCAACCGGTCATGGAACAGCTTGCACGAGCTGCAGTGGCGTTACCCAGTATGAGTCATCCGCCATCAGAATCCTTGTTGTCATCCAATCGCACGGCCTCGCAGGGGACCACTCCATGA